Proteins encoded together in one Prunus dulcis chromosome 3, ALMONDv2, whole genome shotgun sequence window:
- the LOC117620936 gene encoding uncharacterized protein LOC117620936 has product MAQLLMKDARALGLIQSAVSDQLFPRIVNEETSKGAWDILKLEFRGDKQVRNVKLQGLRREFEYTRMKDSESLSVYLARLFDILNHMKSYGEELSRERIVQKLLFSLPKSYDPICSVIEHSKDLEILEVQEVVASLKSFELRLDRHNENSTERAFASLNIEEKNPKSGSFSGDQKSQKNWKTSEGNKIACKHCDKLHYGKCWFEGKPKCHGCGKFGHMIRECNGNKNAHKVNYAN; this is encoded by the coding sequence ATGGCTCAGCTTCTGATGAAGGATGCTCGAGCACTTGGATTAATCCAAAGTGCTGTCTCAGATCAACTCTTCCCCAGAATAGTGAATGAGGAGACCTCAAAGGGAGCTTGGGACATTCTGAAGCTGGAATTCAGAGGAGATAAGCAGGTACGAAATGTAAAACTGCAAGGATTGCGTAGAGAGTTTGAATATACTCGCATGAAAGACAGTGAATCTCTATCTGTGTATCTTGCTAGATTGTTTGATATcttaaatcacatgaaaaGTTATGGAGAGGAATTATCCAGGGAGAGGATTGTGCAGAAACTGCTGTTTAGTCTGCCAAAATCCTATGATCCTATTTGTTCTGTTATTGAACATTCTAAGGATCTAGAAATTTTGGAAGTGCAAGAGGTGGTTGCCTCCTTGAAGAGCTTTGAGCTCAGATTGGATCGCCATAATGAAAACTCTACAGAAAGGGCCTTTGCTAGTCTGAATATTGAGGAGAAGAATCCAAAGAGTGGCAGTTTTTCTGGAGACCAAAAATCTCAGAAAAACTGGAAAACAAGTGAAGGTAACAAAATAGCCTGTAAACATTGTGATAAGCTGCATTATGGCAAGTGCTGGTTTGAAGGCAAGCCTAAATGCCATGGATGTGGAAAATTTGGGCATATGATCCGAGAGTGCAatggaaataaaaatgcaCATAAGGTGAACTATGCAAATTAG
- the LOC117621189 gene encoding phosphoinositide phosphatase SAC2-like → MNSETELPNLVDPEQPNSCFLQKFKLYETRSKFYMIGRDKSRTFWRVLKIDRLDPSELNILEDPATYSDDECYDLLKRIHEGNKSMGGLKFITICYGIVGFVKFLGPYYMLIITKRRKIGVICGHTIYAISKSEMIPVPNPAVRSKLANSKNENRYKKLLCTVDLTKDFFFSYSYSVMSSLQKNLCDNKTGPILYEKMFVWNEFLTRGIRNSLKNTLWTVALVYGFFKQVNLSVSGRDFKLTLIARRSRHFAGTRYLKRGVNEKGRVANDVETEQIVIEDAAEGSPVQISSIVQNRGSIPLFWSQETSRLNIKPDIILSRKDHNYEATRLHFENLVQRYGDPIIILNLIKKCEKKPRETILRAEFANAITYINKSLTDASRLRFLHWDLHKHARGKATNVLTDLGRVATFALGLTGIFYCQVTPNLGPEGLLKGSFFEKNDDSGKCLQHSCSRKYEDDDSLETEISNGSDDASRNYNVRSPMFQKGVLRTNCIDCLDRTNVAQYAYGLVGLGHQLHALGITESPDIDLDNPLAEDLMRVYEAMGDTLALQYGGSAAHNKIFSETRGQWKAATQSQEFFRTLQRFYSNAYMDAEKQDAINVFLGHYQPLQGKPALWELDSDQHYNVGRRNDNVRSFIKRSLSDGHMLSESDSPIASADVGHNQPLSEIAQGGSKGISESAPAISTCESEISYCRFTSPMPCKQLFSGMQEDQCLQSDNIFYDEHDYDCNFSNFLNSDWLSSSGNSCEEETCGRSFASVSSENLVNGPMVETSTSVSESGSTKKGKEQCESELSDDNGILEYSKSFMNWVDNGELLFL, encoded by the exons ATGAACTCTGAGACTGAGCTCCCTAATCTGGTCGACCCAGAACAACCCAATTCTTGCTTCTTGCAGAAGTTCAAGCTCTACGAGACTCGCTCG aaattttatatgatAGGAAGAGACAAAAGCAGAACCTTTTGGAGGGTGTTAAAGATTGACAGATTGGATCCATCTGAGTTAAACATTCTTGAAGATCCTGCAACATATTCGGATGATGAGTGCTATGACCTTCTAAAACGAATACATGAAGGAAACAAATCAATGGGTGGACTTAAATTTATCACCATTTGTTATGGAATTGTTG GGTTCGTGAAATTTCTGGGACCTTATTACATGCTAATTAttacaaaaagaaggaaaattggaGTGATTTGTGGCCATACAATCTATGCAATTTCCAAGAGCGAGATGATCCCAGTTCCAAATCCTGCTGTGCGATCAAAATTGGCTAATTCTAAGAATGAGAACAG ATACAAGAAGCTCCTATGCACAGTGGATCTCACAAAGGACTTCTTTTTCAGCTATTCATACTCTGTCATGTCTAGTCTGCAAAAGAACTTATGTGATAATAAGACAGGACCAATCCTTTATGAAAAAATGTTTGTTTGGAACGAATTCTTGACTCGCGGAATCCGAAATAGTTTGAAGAATACTCTCTGGACAGTTGCCTTGGTGTACGgattctttaaacag GTCAATCTTTCTGTATCTGGCAGGGATTTCAAGTTGACCCTCATTGCCAGACGTTCTCGCCACTTTGCTGGCACCAG ATATTTAAAGCGAGGTGTCAATGAGAAAGGTAGAGTAGCTAATGATGTTGAGACAGAACAGATTGTTATTGAAGATGCTGCTGAAGGATCCCCAGTGCAAATAAGTTCTATTGTGCAGAACCGAGGCTCAATTCCCCTTTTCTGGTCCCAGGAAACCTCTCGTCTAAATATCAAACCTGACATAATAT TATCGAGGAAGGATCATAATTACGAAGCAACGAGACTTCATTTTGAAAATCTTGTCCAGAGATATGGAGATccaataattattttgaatctGATTAAG AAATGTGAGAAGAAGCCTCGAGAAACAATTCTCCGTGCAGAGTTTGCAAATGCTATCACATATATCAATAAGAGTTTAACAGATGCAAGTCGTCTAAGGTTTCTCCACTGGGATCTGCACAAACATGCCAGAGG CAAAGCTACCAATGTGTTGACAGATCTAGGAAGAGTGGCTACGTTTGCATTGGGTTTGACTGGAATCTTCTATTGTCAAGTAACTCCTAATTTAGGGCCTGAAGGATTATTGAAGGGTTCCTTCTTTGA GAAAAATGATGATAGTGGTAAGTGCTTGCAACATAGCTGTTCCAGAAAATATGAGGATGATGATAGCCTAGAAACAGAAATTAGCAATGGTAGTGATGATGCAAGCAGAAATTACAACGTCAGATCCCCAATGTTTCAAAAAGGAGTCTTGAGGACCAATTGTATCGACTGTTTAGATCGCACAAACGTTGCCCAATATGCTTATGGGCTAGTTGGTCTTGGACATCAGCTGCATGCTTTAGGAATTACAGAATCCCCAGATATTGATCTAGATAACCCTCTGGCTGAAGATTTGATGAGAGTTTATGAGGCAATGGGTGACACACTTGCACTACAATACGGTGGTTCTGCAGCTCACAATAAG ATATTCTCCGAGACTAGAGGCCAATGGAAGGCAGCAACTCAGTCGCAGGAGTTCTTTAGAACTCTACAACGGTTTTACAGTAATGCCTACATGGATGCCGAGAAACAAGATGCTATTAATGT ATTCCTAGGGCACTATCAACCACTACAGGGTAAACCAGCACTGTGGGAATTGGATTCAGACCAGCATTACAATGTGGGGAGGCGTAATGATAATGTTAG GTCATTTATCAAAAGGTCACTATCTGATGGCCATATGCTTTCCGAAAGTGATTCACCTATAGCAAGTGCAGATGTAGGACACAATCAGCCTTTGTCTGAAATTGCACAAGGAGGTAGCAAGGGGATTTCAGAGTCTGCACCAGCAATATCAACTTGTGAAAGTGAGATATCCTATTGCAG GTTCACTTCCCCAATGCCTTGCAAGCAGCTTTTTAGCGGGATGCAAGAAGACCAATGCCTCCAAAgtgataatattttttatgatgAGCATGATTATGATTGTAACTTCTCAAATTTTCTGAATTCGGACTGGTTGTCTTCATCTGGAAATTCATGTGAAGAAGAAACATGTGGAAG GTCTTTTGCCAGCGTTTCATCGGAGAATCTTGTGAATGGACCAATGGTTGAAACGAGTACATCTGTAAGTGAATCTGGATCCACAAAAAAG GGCAAAGAGCAATGTGAATCTGAGCTCAGTGATGATAACGGCATACTCGAGTATTCAAAAAGCTTCATGAACTGGGTAGATAATGGGGAGTTGCTGTTTCTTTGA
- the LOC117621245 gene encoding 40S ribosomal protein Sa-2-like, which produces MATNAAAPPRQLSQKEADIQMMLAAEVHLGTKNCDFQMERYVFKRRNDGIYIINLGKTWDKLQLAARVIVAIENPKDIIVQSARPYGQRAVLKFAQHTGANAIAGRHTPGTFTNQMQTSFNEPRLLILTDPRTDHQPIKEAALGNIPTIAFCDTDSPMRYVDIGIPANNKGKHSIGCLFWLLARMVLEMRGSLRPGHKWDVMVDLFFYREPEEAKEKEEEEAVADPGYGMGGYTAPGIDLSGDQWPTQASDATWLADAPAAAPAPGVGWNAEPAPLTGDVWEAAPIPPPTQAPAPSVEGASTATGWE; this is translated from the exons ATGGCGACCAACGCTGCTGCACCTCCGCGTCAGCTTTCTCAGAAAGAGGCTGACATCCAAATGATGTTGGCCGCTGAGGTCCATTTGGGCACCAAAAACTGTGACTTTCAGATGGAAAGATACGTCTTTAAGCGCCGCAATGATG GAATTTACATTATAAATCTTGGCAAAACCTGGGACAAACTTCAGCTGGCGGCCAGGGTGATTGTTGCGATTGAGAATCCCAAGGATATAATTGTACAATCAGCAAGGCCCTATGGGCAGAGGGCTGTCCTTAAGTTTGCTCAGCACACTGGTGCTAATGCAATTGCCGGGAGGCACACTCCTGGTACCTTTACCAACCAGATGCAGACTTCTTTCAACGAGCCCCGTCTTCTCATTCTGACTGATCCAAGAACTGATCATCAG CCAATCAAGGAAGCAGCTCTTGGAAACATACCCACCATTGCTTTCTGTGATACTGATTCTCCTATGCGTTATGTTGATATTGGCATCCCAGCCAATAACAAGGGAAAGCACAGCATAGGATGTCTGTTTTGGCTCCTAGCAAGGATGGTTTTGGAGATGCGAGGTTCCCTCCGTCCAGGGCATAAGTGGGATGTCATG GTTGATCTGTTCTTCTATAGAGAGCCTGAGGAGGCCAAGgaaaaggaggaggaagaagcagTTGCAGACCCAGGTTATGGAATGGGTGGATATACTGCACCCGGTATTGATCTTAGTGGTGATCAATGGCCTACCCAAGCTTCTGATGCTACTTGGCTAGCAGATGCCCCTGCAGCTGCCCCAGCTCCTGGTGTTGGCTGGAATGCAGAACCAG CACCTTTAACGGGAGATGTGTGGGAGGCGGCTCCTATTCCACCACCAACACAGGCTCCTGCCCCCTCGGTTGAAGGTGCTTCTACTGCCACTGGCTGGGAATGA
- the LOC117621111 gene encoding CCAAT/enhancer-binding protein zeta isoform X2, with amino-acid sequence MADSKSKKPANNSDDIEHLKSDIASFASSLGLATSLPPSSSSGFNDVDFRKPGPKKPQKKPKPAPNQNPTKNQKPNNQNFKSNEKPDSSKPKLTLSSLEDNTNKEKAKNFEKFKNLPKLPLMAASNLGVWYEEADELEKKVLAIGKKAEVRNAEEWKSVVAKKRELGERLMVQYVADYESSKGKSGDIKLLLTTQRSGTASDKISAFSVLVGDNPIANMRSLDALIGMVTSKVGKRYAFAGFEALRELFLTSLLPDRKLKSLLQRPLNNVPETKDGYSLLLLWYWEECLKQRYERFVFALEEASRDMLPELKNKALKTIYVLLKNKSEQERRLLSAIVNKLGDPKNKGASDADFHLSNLLSDHPNMKVNFLSQMRLTHKGDGPKVAKRLIDVYFALFKVLITEAGGGEKMDKSGKAGVKKPLSSLEDSKVESSSGSHVELDSRLLSALLMGVNRAFPFVSSNEADDIVEVQTPMLFQLVHSKNFNVGVQALMLLDKISSKNQIVSDRFYRALYSKLLLPAAMNTSKAEMFIGLLLRAMKNDVNLKRAAAFAKRVLQVALQQPPQYACGCLFLLSEVLKARPPLWNMVLQNESVDDELEHFEDVQEETNDKPTPVSEKQELDVELAHSSDAANSDHDSSEDDNDSPASYSEDEGSDEAEEFLVGNDLTNSKPPPTLNGQPPQVPSERSWLPGGYDPRRREPSYCNADRVSWWELTVLSSHVHPSVSTMAKTLLSGANIVYNGNPLNDLSLTAFLDKFMEKKPKQSTWHGGSQIEPAKKLDMTNQLIGPEILSLAEEDVAPEDLVFHKFYMNKMNSSKKPKKKKKKKATEDDEAAADLFDVDGGNGDDSDNEEIDSMLDSAGLSTEADGDYDYDDLDQVADEDDEDLVADVSDTELDLPSDSGDGEDFGEDFDANADNDPSDDDAIDIDVGDADDGMDGDEEEENDQRKSKRKRGKSAASPFASLEEYEHLLNDGPAEKESRRKKPKSRKKRKSSD; translated from the exons ATGGCGGATTCAAAATCTAAGAAACCTGCAAACAACTCAGACGACATAGAGCACCTCAAGTCTGACATAGCATCTTTCGCTTCCTCCCTCGGCCTCGCAACCTCTCTCCCACCATCGTCTTCTTCAGGCTTCAACGATGTTGATTTTCGTAAACCTGGTCCcaaaaaaccccaaaagaaGCCAAAACCAGCTCCAAACCAAAACCCCACGAAAAACCAGAAGCCAAATAACCAGAATTTCAAATCCAATGAAAAACCCGATTCTTCGAAGCCGAAACTCACTCTTTCTTCACTGGAAGACAACACCAAcaaagagaaagcaaagaaCTTTGAGAAGTTCAAGAACCTTCCGAAGCTGCCATTGATGGCAGCTAGCAACTTGGGAGTGTGGTATGAGGAAGCTGACgaattggaaaagaaagtgCTTGCGATTGGGAAGAAAGCGGAGGTGAGGAATGCGGAGGAGTGGAAGAGTGTGGTGGCCAAGAAGAGAGAGCTTGGAGAGAGGTTAATGGTGCAATACGTAGCTGACTATGAGTCGTCGAAAGGGAAGAGTGGGGATATTAAGCTGTTGCTTACCACACAGAGGTCCGGGACTGCATCCGATAAGATATCGGCGTTCTCTGTCTTGGTTGGGGACAATCCCATTGCCAATATGAGGTCTCTTGATGCACTTATAG GAATGGTGACATCAAAAGTGGGAAAGCGATATGCATTCGCAGGTTTTGAAGCATTGAGAGAATTGTTTCTTACaag TTTATTACCTGATCGTAAGCTTAAGAGCCTCTTACAGCGGCCATTAAATAATGTTCCTGAGACAAAAGATGGTTATTCTCTTCTACTTCTATGGTATTGGGAGGAGTGCTTGAAACAAAG GTATGAACGCTTTGTTTTTGCTCTCGAGGAAGCATCAAGAGATATGTTACCTGAACTGAAAAACAAGGCATTGAAG ACTATATATGTGTTGCTAAAGAATAAATCGGAGCAAGAGCGAAGATTACTGTCTGCAATAGTTAACAAA CTGGGAGACCCTAAAAATAAGGGGGCATCTGATGCTGATTTTCACTTATCAAACCTTTTGTCTGATCACCCAAACATGAAG GTTAACTTTTTGAGCCAAATGCGTCTAACTCATAAAGGAGATGGGCCGAAGGTGGCAAAACGTTTAATAGATGTTTATTTTGCACTTTTCAAG GTACTGATTACTGAGGCTGGTGGTGGTGAAAAGATGGATAAAAGTGGAAAAGCAGGGGTTAAGAAACCACTCAGTTCTCTTGAAGATAGCAAAGTGGAGAGTTCATCAGGTTCTCATGTTGAATTGGATTCACGCCTTCTATCAGCTCTACTGATG GGAGTGAATAGAGCATTTCCCTTTGTCTCGAGTAATGAGGCTGATGACATTGTCGAGGTCCAAACACCAATGCTTTTCCAACTG GTTCATTCTAAGAATTTTAACGTAGGAGTTCAAGCATTGATGCTCCTCGATAAGATCTCATCGAAGAATCAAATCGTCAGTGATAGGTTTTACAGAGCCTTGTATTCAAAACTACTACTTCCAGCTGCCATGAATACTTCCAAG GCAGAAATGTTTATTGGACTTCTTCTGAGAGCAATGAAAAATGATGTGAACCTGAAGCGTGCAGCTGCTTTTGCAAAGCGTGTACTGCAG GTAGCCCTTCAGCAGCCTCCTCAATATGCATGTGGAtgcctcttcctcctctcagAAGTTCTTAAAGCAAGACCCCCCTTATG GAACATGGTGCTCCAGAATGAGTCAGTTGATGATGAACTTGAGCATTTTGAAGATGTTCAGGAAGAAACTAATGATAAACCCACCCCTGTCTCAGAGAAACAAGAACTTGATGTTGAGCTTGCTCACAGCAGTGATGCTGCCAATTCTGATCATGATTCTTCAGAAGATGATAATGACTCTCCTGCCTCTTATTCTGAAGATGAAGGTTCTGATGAAGCAGAAGAGTTTCTTGTGGGAAATGATTTAACAAACTCCAAACCGCCTCCTACTCTTAATGGGCAACCACCACAAGTACCGTCTGAGAGGTCTTGGCTGCCTGGAGGCTATGATCCACGGCGCAGAGAGCCCTCTTATTG CAATGCAGATCGTGTGAGCTGGTGGGAGCTGACAGTACTTTCTTCACATGTGCACCCTTCAGTTTCTACCATGGCAAAGACGCTACTCTCTGGGGCCAATATTGTCTACAATGGAAACCCTCTGAATGACCTATCACTTACTGCTTTTCTggacaaatttatggagaagAAACCAAAGCAAAGCACATGGCATGGTGGTTCACAAATTGAACCTGCGAAAAAG CTTGACATGACGAACCAGTTAATTGGACCAGAGATTCTCTCATTAGCCGAGGAAGATGTAGCCCCGGAAGATCTTGTCTTCCACAAGTTCTATATGAATAAGATGAATTCTTCAAAgaaaccaaagaagaaaaagaaaaagaaagcaacagaagatgatgaagctGCTGCAGATTTGTTTGACGTAGATGGTGGCAATGGTGATGACAGTGATAATGAAGAGATTGACAGCATGCTGGATTCTGCTGGCCTTTCTACTGAAGCAGATGGTGACTACGATTACGATGATCTTGACCAAGTTGccgatgaagatgatgaagactTAGTTGCCGATGTCAGTGATACCGAGCTGGACCTGCCATCGGATAGTGGGGACGGAGAAGATTTTGGAGAAGATTTTGATGCCAATGCAGACAATGATCCAAGTGACGATGATGCTATTGATATTGATGTAGGGGATGCAGATGACGGCATGGACGGGgatgaagaggaggagaaTGATCAAAGGAAAAGCAAACGGAAGCGCGGGAAGTCTGCAGCATCCCCCTTTGCAAGTCTTGAAGAATATGAGCATTTGCTAAATGATGGTCCTGCTGAAAAGGAATCTAGAAGGAAGAAACCCAAGTCtcgaaagaagagaaaatcaTCCGACTAA
- the LOC117621111 gene encoding CCAAT/enhancer-binding protein zeta isoform X1, with amino-acid sequence MADSKSKKPANNSDDIEHLKSDIASFASSLGLATSLPPSSSSGFNDVDFRKPGPKKPQKKPKPAPNQNPTKNQKPNNQNFKSNEKPDSSKPKLTLSSLEDNTNKEKAKNFEKFKNLPKLPLMAASNLGVWYEEADELEKKVLAIGKKAEVRNAEEWKSVVAKKRELGERLMVQYVADYESSKGKSGDIKLLLTTQRSGTASDKISAFSVLVGDNPIANMRSLDALIGMVTSKVGKRYAFAGFEALRELFLTSLLPDRKLKSLLQRPLNNVPETKDGYSLLLLWYWEECLKQRYERFVFALEEASRDMLPELKNKALKTIYVLLKNKSEQERRLLSAIVNKLGDPKNKGASDADFHLSNLLSDHPNMKAVVIDEVDSFLFRPRLSPQAKYHAVNFLSQMRLTHKGDGPKVAKRLIDVYFALFKVLITEAGGGEKMDKSGKAGVKKPLSSLEDSKVESSSGSHVELDSRLLSALLMGVNRAFPFVSSNEADDIVEVQTPMLFQLVHSKNFNVGVQALMLLDKISSKNQIVSDRFYRALYSKLLLPAAMNTSKAEMFIGLLLRAMKNDVNLKRAAAFAKRVLQVALQQPPQYACGCLFLLSEVLKARPPLWNMVLQNESVDDELEHFEDVQEETNDKPTPVSEKQELDVELAHSSDAANSDHDSSEDDNDSPASYSEDEGSDEAEEFLVGNDLTNSKPPPTLNGQPPQVPSERSWLPGGYDPRRREPSYCNADRVSWWELTVLSSHVHPSVSTMAKTLLSGANIVYNGNPLNDLSLTAFLDKFMEKKPKQSTWHGGSQIEPAKKLDMTNQLIGPEILSLAEEDVAPEDLVFHKFYMNKMNSSKKPKKKKKKKATEDDEAAADLFDVDGGNGDDSDNEEIDSMLDSAGLSTEADGDYDYDDLDQVADEDDEDLVADVSDTELDLPSDSGDGEDFGEDFDANADNDPSDDDAIDIDVGDADDGMDGDEEEENDQRKSKRKRGKSAASPFASLEEYEHLLNDGPAEKESRRKKPKSRKKRKSSD; translated from the exons ATGGCGGATTCAAAATCTAAGAAACCTGCAAACAACTCAGACGACATAGAGCACCTCAAGTCTGACATAGCATCTTTCGCTTCCTCCCTCGGCCTCGCAACCTCTCTCCCACCATCGTCTTCTTCAGGCTTCAACGATGTTGATTTTCGTAAACCTGGTCCcaaaaaaccccaaaagaaGCCAAAACCAGCTCCAAACCAAAACCCCACGAAAAACCAGAAGCCAAATAACCAGAATTTCAAATCCAATGAAAAACCCGATTCTTCGAAGCCGAAACTCACTCTTTCTTCACTGGAAGACAACACCAAcaaagagaaagcaaagaaCTTTGAGAAGTTCAAGAACCTTCCGAAGCTGCCATTGATGGCAGCTAGCAACTTGGGAGTGTGGTATGAGGAAGCTGACgaattggaaaagaaagtgCTTGCGATTGGGAAGAAAGCGGAGGTGAGGAATGCGGAGGAGTGGAAGAGTGTGGTGGCCAAGAAGAGAGAGCTTGGAGAGAGGTTAATGGTGCAATACGTAGCTGACTATGAGTCGTCGAAAGGGAAGAGTGGGGATATTAAGCTGTTGCTTACCACACAGAGGTCCGGGACTGCATCCGATAAGATATCGGCGTTCTCTGTCTTGGTTGGGGACAATCCCATTGCCAATATGAGGTCTCTTGATGCACTTATAG GAATGGTGACATCAAAAGTGGGAAAGCGATATGCATTCGCAGGTTTTGAAGCATTGAGAGAATTGTTTCTTACaag TTTATTACCTGATCGTAAGCTTAAGAGCCTCTTACAGCGGCCATTAAATAATGTTCCTGAGACAAAAGATGGTTATTCTCTTCTACTTCTATGGTATTGGGAGGAGTGCTTGAAACAAAG GTATGAACGCTTTGTTTTTGCTCTCGAGGAAGCATCAAGAGATATGTTACCTGAACTGAAAAACAAGGCATTGAAG ACTATATATGTGTTGCTAAAGAATAAATCGGAGCAAGAGCGAAGATTACTGTCTGCAATAGTTAACAAA CTGGGAGACCCTAAAAATAAGGGGGCATCTGATGCTGATTTTCACTTATCAAACCTTTTGTCTGATCACCCAAACATGAAG GCAGTGGTGATTGATGAGGTGGACTCCTTCCTCTTTCGGCCGCGCTTGAGCCCACAAGCAAAATATCATGCC GTTAACTTTTTGAGCCAAATGCGTCTAACTCATAAAGGAGATGGGCCGAAGGTGGCAAAACGTTTAATAGATGTTTATTTTGCACTTTTCAAG GTACTGATTACTGAGGCTGGTGGTGGTGAAAAGATGGATAAAAGTGGAAAAGCAGGGGTTAAGAAACCACTCAGTTCTCTTGAAGATAGCAAAGTGGAGAGTTCATCAGGTTCTCATGTTGAATTGGATTCACGCCTTCTATCAGCTCTACTGATG GGAGTGAATAGAGCATTTCCCTTTGTCTCGAGTAATGAGGCTGATGACATTGTCGAGGTCCAAACACCAATGCTTTTCCAACTG GTTCATTCTAAGAATTTTAACGTAGGAGTTCAAGCATTGATGCTCCTCGATAAGATCTCATCGAAGAATCAAATCGTCAGTGATAGGTTTTACAGAGCCTTGTATTCAAAACTACTACTTCCAGCTGCCATGAATACTTCCAAG GCAGAAATGTTTATTGGACTTCTTCTGAGAGCAATGAAAAATGATGTGAACCTGAAGCGTGCAGCTGCTTTTGCAAAGCGTGTACTGCAG GTAGCCCTTCAGCAGCCTCCTCAATATGCATGTGGAtgcctcttcctcctctcagAAGTTCTTAAAGCAAGACCCCCCTTATG GAACATGGTGCTCCAGAATGAGTCAGTTGATGATGAACTTGAGCATTTTGAAGATGTTCAGGAAGAAACTAATGATAAACCCACCCCTGTCTCAGAGAAACAAGAACTTGATGTTGAGCTTGCTCACAGCAGTGATGCTGCCAATTCTGATCATGATTCTTCAGAAGATGATAATGACTCTCCTGCCTCTTATTCTGAAGATGAAGGTTCTGATGAAGCAGAAGAGTTTCTTGTGGGAAATGATTTAACAAACTCCAAACCGCCTCCTACTCTTAATGGGCAACCACCACAAGTACCGTCTGAGAGGTCTTGGCTGCCTGGAGGCTATGATCCACGGCGCAGAGAGCCCTCTTATTG CAATGCAGATCGTGTGAGCTGGTGGGAGCTGACAGTACTTTCTTCACATGTGCACCCTTCAGTTTCTACCATGGCAAAGACGCTACTCTCTGGGGCCAATATTGTCTACAATGGAAACCCTCTGAATGACCTATCACTTACTGCTTTTCTggacaaatttatggagaagAAACCAAAGCAAAGCACATGGCATGGTGGTTCACAAATTGAACCTGCGAAAAAG CTTGACATGACGAACCAGTTAATTGGACCAGAGATTCTCTCATTAGCCGAGGAAGATGTAGCCCCGGAAGATCTTGTCTTCCACAAGTTCTATATGAATAAGATGAATTCTTCAAAgaaaccaaagaagaaaaagaaaaagaaagcaacagaagatgatgaagctGCTGCAGATTTGTTTGACGTAGATGGTGGCAATGGTGATGACAGTGATAATGAAGAGATTGACAGCATGCTGGATTCTGCTGGCCTTTCTACTGAAGCAGATGGTGACTACGATTACGATGATCTTGACCAAGTTGccgatgaagatgatgaagactTAGTTGCCGATGTCAGTGATACCGAGCTGGACCTGCCATCGGATAGTGGGGACGGAGAAGATTTTGGAGAAGATTTTGATGCCAATGCAGACAATGATCCAAGTGACGATGATGCTATTGATATTGATGTAGGGGATGCAGATGACGGCATGGACGGGgatgaagaggaggagaaTGATCAAAGGAAAAGCAAACGGAAGCGCGGGAAGTCTGCAGCATCCCCCTTTGCAAGTCTTGAAGAATATGAGCATTTGCTAAATGATGGTCCTGCTGAAAAGGAATCTAGAAGGAAGAAACCCAAGTCtcgaaagaagagaaaatcaTCCGACTAA